CGGGACCACCTCGGTGATGGCCGGGACGCTCAGGACGGTCGGGGACGCGTCGGCGTCCTGGGCGTCCTGGGGTGCGTCCTCGGTGTCCTGGGCGAGGCGCTCGTGGAGTTGCCGCATGAGGGCGCCGAACGCGACGAGGGCGGCCGAGGGGGGTACGGCGGCCACGACGTACTCCATGGGCTGTGCGCCGTCGCCGACGCCGAACACGTTGAGCGCGATGGAGCCGAGGGATCCGAACGCGGCCAGAGTGACGGCCCACCAGTCCATGCCTTGTCGGGCGAGAGAGGCCCGGAGCATGAGGAGTTCTCCGGCGATGATGAACAGGTCGACGGTGGCGGGCCATGCCCAGGCGCGGGCGCCGTCGAGTCCGTTGCCGCCGGCGATGTCGTGGAGGTGTTCGTAGGACAGCCAGAATGCGGCGGCGGTGAGCAGGACGGTCACGACGGCGGCGCCGACGGCGAGGCCGTCTCGGGCGTTGTGGCGCTTCACTGGCCACCGCCGAGGATGACGAGCAGCTGGTCGGCGAGGTCGCGCAGCTGGTCGGCGTGCCGGTCGAGTGTGGCGGCGAGGTCGTACAGGGCTACGGGGTCGAGGGTGCGGCCGATGAGGCTGATGGACACGCCGGGGGTGCTGCTGCACAGTTCGGGGATCTCGGCGGTGGAGAACGGGGACTGGACGAGGGCGGCGTCGCCGATGTCGTGGCCGTGGAAGGCGAGGGTGACGTCCGGGCCCTGGTGGAGGATGTCGGCGCGGTAGTCGTCGGCCTTGTGGTTGGGGTGGCCGATGCACCAGGCCGGACAGGTGACGGTGACGTCGCCGTAGTCGACGGTGGGCAGCGTGACGATGCGCGGCTCGGTACTCACGGGCGCTCACCGCGCTCGTCGGCGAGGAAGGCGGTGACCTCGGGGAAGTGCCTGGCGACGAAGCGGCGGGCGTCCTCGTCCTCGTCGACGGGCTCGGCGCCGTGGGCGCGCAGCAGCAGGCGGAGGGCCTCGCGCTGGGCGCCGTATGCCTCCGGGTAGGAGAAGCCGTCACGGCTGCTGTCGCCGTAGGCGGTGAGCATGCGCTGGCCGACGCGGATGGCGACGGCGAGGTCACTCGACTCGGGGGTGTGGAGCGCGGCTGCGCGTTCCTGCTGCCCCTTGGCGTAGTCCACGTCGCAGAGGCGGTGCAGCTCGGCGAGGTGGACGAGGTTCTCGCTCATCGGGCGCCCCCGCTCTGGCGGGCGCGGCGGAGGGCCTCGTCCATGTCCGGGTCGCTGTCGCCGGGGCGGGGGTTGATGCTGACGGTGCGGAACCCGGTGGCGGCGGGGGTGTAGTAGCCGGCACCCGACTCCATGTCGCGGTTGGCGTACTGCCAGGTGCCGGTGTCGACGGGGGTCTCGGCCACGTTCTTGCGGGTCCGGTAGTGGGCGCCGACGGTGTTGCGGGCGATGGTGGCGAGCCATGCGTACATCTGCCGGTCGGTGGTGGCGCGGCATTTGTGGAGGTCAAGCCAGGCCCGGTAGAAGGCGTCGGCGGTGAGGTCTTCGGCGAGGGCGTGGTTGCCGCCGCGGACTTCGCGGGTGACGAGGCGGGTGATGGCGGGCTGGAAGGTGCGGTAGACCTCGGTGAACTGTGCGTTGAGCTGCTGCGTCGGGCTGATCGCGGACGATGCCGCGGGCGTGAGACGATCCATGGAGCCGTTCTCCTTGCTTGATCAAGGGTTCGGTCAGGGCTCCGGTCGGCGTTGACGCGCCTCCGGAATCCGGGGTAGTCACCCCTCGGCTCGGCGGTGCAGTCGCCTATAGCCGGGGGGTCTACTTTTTCTGTTGATCTGCAGTTGTGGAATCGGGCGGCGGTGCAGTCGCCGTTCCGTATTCGTTGATCGCTCTTCGTACTGCGCGGACGTCGATCCCGATTTCTCGGGCGACAGCCGACTTGCTGCCGAGTTCCAAGACGCCTTCCTCGAACGCTTCCGCTCGCCTCCGGGCGCTTGTTGCGATCTCCGCTTGCAACTCGCGCTGTCGCCGGGATTCGGCAGCAACGCGCTCGCGCCAATTGGTTGTTGGCACGACAGTCACTCTACTAGGACAGGCTGTCCTAGGCAACACCGACACGCCACTCACGCCGACGCCTTCGGCTGGTAGTACGCGAGCAGCGCCCAGTCCGGCGGCCCGTACGAGCACTGGCACCACTTGCACGTCAGCCGGGTCTGCCCCGGCAGGCGCGAGATCGCAGCGCCACAGACGGCGCCCTTGTCGTCGACCGCGATGCACGTACCGAGCCGCTGCGGACGCGGCACGGGATCTCCGACGATCGAGCGCGCAGACCGCTCCAGATCACCCACCTCCCGGAAGAGGTCGCCGGCCGCCGGATAGTGCTCCACCAGCCACTCCATCTCCATGCCCAGCCAACGGCAGTCCGCAGCCAGCCCGGCCGCCGCCGGCGCCCCATGCCGGGGCCAGCGCACCCGCTGCACGTCCACCCGCCACAGGTGCACCACCTCCCCGGCGCGGACCATGTTCACCGTGTCGAGGACGTCCTCGTCGACCGGGGACCGCGGCCCGGCCGCGCCCCGGGTGGAGACGATCTCGCCCCACCCGGAGTTGCGCGGTACGAGGCACTCGGCGACCTCCGTGTACAGGACGGGCAACTCCTGGAGGGTCTTCGCCAGCTTGATGGTGTGCCGCTCGCACAGATACCGGCCAGCCGCGTCCTGCTCGCACACCTCGCACGCGGTCATCGGTGGGCCTCGCCGAACTCCCGCAGATCTGCGGGAAGCGTCGATGGCAGATCTGCCATAGTCGACGTCCCGTTTGTCCGTGTCCCGTTTGCCCGCTCGCGCGCCGCGTCGAGCTGGGCCTGGGCGGCGCGGGCTGCCTTGCGGTCGCGGCGGTCGTCGAGGAGCCCGAAGCCGGCCTGGACGAGCAGCATGAAGTACGCGCCCGTGCTGAAGCCGACGGTGAGCAGTTGCAGTTCGTGGTCGGTCACGCTGCGAGTCCTTCCAAGGTGGGCCACAGGCTTCCGTCGAGGCCTCGGCGGTGGGTGTCGGGAACGACGGCGAGCGGCCAGCCCAGGTGATGCAGGCCCATCGCGAGCAGGGTGTACGCGTCGGCCTGGTCGTAGCGGCCGGGCCCGTCGCAGTCGACGCCGTAGCGGGCCTGTACGGCGTCGCGTACGGCGCCCTTGGAGCCGGAGCCCTTCCCGGTGGCGTACAGGGCCCGGCAGGACGGTGGTACGACCGCGTAGGGGATGCCTCGGCGCCAGCAGGCGTGCCGGACCATGACCCGGAGTCCGGCGAGATCTTCGTGCCGGTGGGCGACGCCGCCGCCGAACGACGGGCCCTCGATCACCACCAGGTCGGCGCCGCGGATGTGGTCGGCGACCTGGTCGAGGATGAGCGCGAGTCGGGGGTGCCCGCGTACGCCGGCCCGGGGGCGGATGACGTCGGTCCAGCCCTCGCCCGCCACCCCCGTACAGGTGAGGCTGACGTCCAGGCCGATCACCCGGGGTCCGGCAGGGGTACGCACGATCCGCTGCCCCTTTGCGGGGGAGCCGGACTCCACCGCAACCGTGGCCGTATCGCCACGGCTGGTCTCGTTCGGCATAGCGGGCTCCTTCGGGGTGGGGGACCTGGACCTCCGTTATGGAGGTCCAGGTCTGTGAGCTGGGTGGTTAACCTCTGGGGGCGGCCGGCCCGAGTCCCGCGGGCCGGCCGTTCGCCTGCGGGTCAGACGTTGATCGGTTCTCCGTGCAGCGTGTTCATGGCCGCGATGACGCGGTCGTCCATCCACGAGAACCAGCAGCCGCCGGAGAGCAGGTGGGCCTTGACACCTTCGACGGTGGTCGGGGGCCGCCTGTCGTCGGCGTAGTGGATGGTCACTTCGGGCAGGCCATGGAACCGTGCCGTGTCGGGGATCAGCTTGTTGACGATGTACTCGGCGGTGTCCTGAGCGAGTTGGTCGCGGTCGAGGTCGGTCACTGGTTCTCCTTGGTGGTGTCGTTTGCGGCCGAGTCGGACTCGGCCGCAGTTCCGTCCGTGGTGCGGGCGGGTCAGGTGGTCAGCGGCACGGGCGCCGGGCAGGCGGACAGCAGGCGCGTCCAGGCGTCAGCGGCGTCGGCGGCGATGTACTGCTCGCCACCACTTGCGTCGGCCACGTCCGCCCAGCCGTTCTCTGCCTGCTCTCGGGTGGGGCGCGGCTCCAGCTCGGCGTGCTCGGCGCTGCAGAACGAGGCGACGCTGGCGCTTCCGCTCGCCCACATCTCCGGGGCGCTGGCGGACAGGCCGAGCACGGTGGCGGGCAGGTTGCAGTGCTGGCCGTTGATCTCAAGGTCGCAGTGCTTGGACAGGTTCATCAGGTTCTCCTTGGTGGTTGCGAGGTGTCAGGCCGCGGCCTTGACGCCGAGCTGGTTGAGGATCGTCGTGAACTGGTGGATCGCCTGAAGGTCGGACACCTCGCCGGCACTGCTGCCGTGCGACACCTGGATGCCCTTCAATCGGCAGTAGTTGAGCTGCTTGCTGCTCGCCGGCCTCTCCCGCCAGAGGGCTGCGCGGGTGGCGAGCCAGCGGCTGCCCATGGCGCGGGCCTGCTGCTCCAGCCACGCCTTCGCGGCGGACAACGGCAGCGGCACGTCGTTCTTCGGGCCGACGACGCCGTTGTTGAGGTCGAACCGGCGCAGCCAGTACGTCCGGTCGACCGGGTTACGGACCAGGAAGACGTACGCGGCATCCGTGACCGGGATGAACCAGATACCGGACGCCGTCTTCAGCCAGCGGACCGACGACCCGTGGAACAGGTCGATCTCCTCCACCTGAATCCGGGACAGATCCAGGTGACGCTTCGTCTTCTCCTCCGCCTCCCGCACGGCCTCCCGCAGGGTCTGCTCCTCGTCCTGCATCACCACCTGACGCCCGGTGAGGTCGACGATGGAGGCGAGCTGATGCCGGGTGGAGGCGCCCATCACGTCGAGGACCAGGGCGTCCTTCTTGCCGGTCTCCGGGGACAGACGGAGCGCCCGTCCGACCATCTGGCAGTACAGGCCGGCCGACTTCGTGGGGCGGGCGATGACCGCGCACGACGTCCACGGGGCGTCGAACCCCTCCGTCAGGACCATGCAATTCGTGAGGACCTGGACGTCACCGGCCCGGTACCTCTTCAGCGTGGCCGTACGATCCTCGCGGGACATGTCGCCCCAGACCGCGGCAGCCGTGATGCCGGCGGCGGTGAAGGCGTCCGCCATGGACTGCGCGGTCTCCACCGTCGGGGTGAAGGCGACGCCGGGCCGGTCGGTGGCGTGCAACCGGTACGCCTCGGCGACGACCTCGGCGGCCCCGGAGTCGTCCAGGGCCTGACCGAGCTGGCCGTCCTGGAGGTCACCGTGCCGGGACTTCACCGAGTCCAGGTCGAGGCCGGGCACGGTGACGCGCTTGCCGCGTACGTCGCACAGGTAGCCGTCCTCGATCATCTCCAGGATGTCGAGGGTGAAGACGACCTCTTCCCACACTTCGGCCAGGCCGCCGTCGGTGCGGGTCATCGTCGCGGTGAAGCCGGCCGTGGGGATGCCGCGCCAGGCGCCGAAGTGCTCCAACACCGTCATGTAGGTGCGGGCGGCGGCGTGGTGGCACTCGTCGACGACGACCATGCCGATGCCCGTGATGGCCCGGCGGCGGCGTTCCACGGCCAGGGTCTGGATGGAGGCCACGACGACGTCGACGTCCTGGTGCTCGTCGCGTTCGGCCTTGACGATGCCGACACGCAGTCCGGGCGCGACGGCCTTGATCTTGTCGGCGGCCTGGGCGAGGAGTTCCTCGCGGTGGGCGATGACGAGGGCGCGTTCACCGCGGGCCGCGAGGGCGGTGAGCCGTTCGAGGATGAGGTTGGAGAAGACGACGGTCTTCCCGGCGCCGGTGGGGAGGACGACGGCGAGCCGGTTGTTGTCGCCCTGCCAGCCTTCGACGAGGGCCTTGATGGCCTCCGCCTGGTACGGGCGCGGGGCGAACGTCTCGGGCGTTTCAGACATGGCGGTCACCTCGGTTCGTGAAGTCCTGGGCTTTTGCCGGGAGTGCAGGGAGCGGCAGGGAGTAGTGCAGGGAGTCGGCGCCCGACCTCCGACCGCTCTCACCTGTTGTTTTGCAGGGAGGCAGGGACTTGCAGGGAGTTCTCTCAATACCAATGCAGTGAAGGAGTTGGGGTTTGACGTCGCTGCGTACAGACACGGACATGTGATGCGCGATGTGCATGTGATGCGCATGTGCAGTAAGAGAGGGGAGGCAGCCCCCTGCAAGTCCCTGCGTCCCTGCGTCTCCGCTGGTCACGCCTCGTGCAGGGAGTCGGCCAGGTCCCTGCGCTACTCCCTGCGAAGTCCCTGCACTCCCGGCAACGGTGCGGGTCACCGTCCACCTCCGGTGGCGCTGCGGCTCTGGTGAACCTCGACACGCCACAAGTTCTGGCACTTGTGTGAGTCCCAGACCTTGACGGGCTTGTAGTTGTCGAGCTCCGGGGCGCTGAAGTAGCGGCCCTCCCTGCTCTTGAGCCAGCCACCCAGGCCCTGGGAAGAAGGGAGTTCTCCGTTCTTCAGTCGGGGCACCTGCTCTGGGACGGCGGCGATGACTGCGCCCGCTGGTACGGGCTCGCCTCCGAGCTTCCGGTGCCAGGCTGCGAGGAAGGCGGCCCACTCCTGCTCTTCGTCGTCCTGACCCGCGTTCTGGCTGCGGTCGGCCAGCCATCCGGGGACCCCGAGGAAGGCGAGTAGGCCGGCCACCATGCTGGCCCACTCCGAGTAGTCGCCCTTGCGGACACGCACGGTCTCCGCTCCGGCGGCGAGCCAGGCCCGGACCATGGTGACGGCAGCAGCGACGACCGTGGAGGCGTTGGCGCGGAGCCAGGGCCGGAGGTCTCCTACGCGGAATCCGTCACGCTGGTCGGGGTCGGGGCAGTTGGGGTCCAGGCGTACCCACATGGCCCGGCGTCCGTTGTCTCCACCGGTACGCAGGCCGTTGCCCGTGAGGATCCACAGGCGGTCGTTGGGCATGGTCACGGACGCGGTAGAGCCGAGGACGCGATCGCCCCAGTGCTCGGCGGTGAGCAGGGATGACAGGACGGGCGACTTCACGACGTAGCCGTTGGGCAGGTTGTCGAGGACGACGACGGGCTGCCCGGTGGTGTAGAGCTGCGTTGTGATGCTCTTGCGCAGCTCGGTGTCGTTCTCGGGCCACGCTGTCTCGGCGATGCCGTAGGCGTACTTCAGGATGTCCTTCAGGAGGCTCTTGCCACTGCTGGGCGAGGTCGCCGTCAGGAGGAACATCGGGGTCGGGCCGTAGAAGTACGGGCGCATGATCGGGGTCAGCAGTGCACCGAGGAAGTGTGCGCGGTCGGAGGGCTGTGCCCACGGGAAGTCGGCCAGCATCTGGTCTAGGACGATCTCCTTGGCTCGCGCGAGACTCTGGTCCGTCACCTGCGGTTGCAGACGGCGCAGCGGGACGCGCGGTTGAAGGTAGAGGCCGGTGGCCTTGTCGTAACCAGGCGCTTGCAGGAGCGTCCCGTCCCGCCGGATCACCGGCGAGGTGACGATTCCCCGGAGCGGAGGCAGGGGCCAGTCCTTGCGGCCCAGGATGGTGCCGCAGGTCTTGGGCATCATCAACTCGCGGACTGCTTTAGTGCCTTGAGTCAGGGGGTCGGCGACTACTTGGTATGTGTCGACGTGTTCGGCGAGGTACGCGCGCAGGTTGTCCGCACCGAGCTGCTGCATGAGCGGGTTGCCGTTGTCGTCTTGGTGGACCCACGTCGGTCCGCCGGAGCGCTTGTACAGGTCAGGTAGACGTCCGTCCGCCATGAGGCCCAGCGTGCCGTCGAGTGCGTCGGCCTCGATGGTGACGTCCAGCTCGGGCTTGGACGTGACGACGCGTAGGTCCGGGCCGCCCTCGAACGCCTCTTGTTCGTCTGGGGCGTGGTCGGGGTCGAGCGCCGAAGAGCCGTCCGTGAACGGGCCGGTGGAGGGTGGTACGAGGCTGACGTGAGTTCGTCGTGTCCCAGATCCGAACCCCCGGTTGCCGAGTTCGGCGGCGGCCTTCTTGAAGTCGGCCAGGCTGGTGCCGCCCTGGGTGAGCAGCGTGTAGGCGGCGAACTTGTCGTAGGGCACCTCTGCCTCGAACACGGTGGAGGTGCTGAAGACGAAGAGCCGGTCGCGGTCCTTCGCGTGGCCGGTGGTCGCGGAGATACCGCGGGTCTTGCCTTGGCGCCGCCAGTACGTCGTACTGCCTCGGGTGAAGATCGGGTCCAACTCGTCGCCGATGATGTCCGGCCAGTCGACCTTGTTCTCGAAGTCGTCGCCAGGGCGCACGTATCCGGCAGGGAGTTCGCGCTTCGGCCGGGGTGCGGTCTTGGCCTTCTCCTCGGAGGGCAGCGTGTCGAGCATCCGGCAGACGTCGCGGATCGCGGCCATGGTGTCCGCGTCGATGGTGGGGATGTTGGCGGGGCTGCCGGTGAGACGGACGTAGGGCTTGCCGCTGGAGTGGACGGTTCCGCCGGACGGCTCGACCAGCCCGTAACCGCCCTCGCCGCGCGTCTCGATCTGAACCCGCACGATCTTCGCGTTGGGCTTCTCGCGGAGCCGCTGCCGCTCCTCGGGGGTGTACTCGTCCTCGCGGGCGGGGCGGGAAGCGAGCTTGGTGTTGCCGGGGACGTCGGCGCCCTCGATACGGGCGCGGAGGTGAACGCCCTGTCCCTCCCCACCAGGGCTCTGTGTGACCCAACCGGTGAGGATCGCGCGCCAGGGTTCGCCGAGGCCGGATGCGTCCATGATCTCGGTGAGTTCGTCGAGGAGTCCGTCGCGGACGGCGTGGTCCTCGATTTCGAGCATCTCAACGTTGCCGGAGACGGCGCCGTAGACGGCGGCGATTCCGGCGGGGCGGTCTCCGCCGAACCACTGGTCGTGTTCGGCGGGGGTGGATCGCTGGACCTTGTAGGGGCTCCAGCTGCGGAGAGCTGCGGCCTTGCTGCCGTCGGCCTTGATGGGGATGGCGCACAGGCCGGCGTCGTCCAACTCGCGGGCTGCGGCCCGGAGGTCGGGGGGCTGTGCTTCTGCCGGACCGGTGGGGTTGTTCACGAACGTATCCCTTGTGCTGGATCTGGTTGTGGTCCGTGAGCGCCAGGGGCAGGCGGGGGAGTGCCTGCCCCTGGCGGGTCCTCAGCCGGTTCCGTCCTGGTCGAGGGCGCCGAGCGGACCGCGTCGGATCTGCTCGCGCACGACCTCCGCGGACGGCAGCGGCCCGTCGGCGAGGATGGCGGCCGTCATGGTCTCGCCCGTATGGCGGGCGATCCCGTCGTCGCCGATGCGTACGACGTCGATCTGGTCGCCGATCCCGGATTCGACGGCGGCCCGCCTGAACGCGGGCATCACGTTCGCCATCAGCTCCTTGCCCCACGGCCCTTCGAGGGCGAGGAGCATGGCCATCTGCCAGTTGCAGACGGGGACTTGGTGGCTGCCGCCGTCGGCGCGGTGGTTGGTGAACTCGTCGACGCGGGGCGGTACGGCCGGCTCTTCGGCAGCCTCGGCGATCTCCTCGTCATGCAGCTGGTGCCACTGCTCGGGAGTGGCGCCGGTGATCTCCAGGACTTCGTGGACGAAGAACCAGTCGCCGTCGCCGTCTGTGGGGTCGGCGAGGGCGGGGCGGAGTTCGCCGAGCCCCATGAAGCCGACCGTCTTGTGGACGTCGGGGATGTTGCGGCCGTGCCGTTCGGCGAGGTCGCAGACGGAGAAGACGGTGCGGGCCTTGTAGCGGGCGATGCGTCCGGCGTTACGGTCGCGGCGGATCTGCGCGCGGAAGGATTTCGGGTCGGTGTTCACGCCGCCGTCTCCTTGATCGCGGGCCGGGCCGGACGGTTGGGGCCACCACGAGCGGCCCCAGCGTCGACGTGCTCGTCCATGAGGTCGGTCATGGCGCGGACGGTGGCCTCGGGATCGGGCGACTCGGAGATGATCCGGACCTGCAGGGCGTGGAAGTCGTCCAAGGCGGGGCTGCCGAGCCCGGCGCGGTTCATCTCGGCGTGCCCGGCTTCCAGCTGCTCGATGATCGAGGTGTGCGCAGGGGTCAGCATCCGGTCGCCTCCGTGGATCCGGCGGTGCCCGGGTTGCGGGCGGTGTGGGCGAGGGCCTGGAGCTGTGCGGCGAACGCGGCCAGGCGTGCCGCAAACAGGTCGGCCTGGTCGGGGGTGAGGTAGCTTTCCTCGCCGCCGCCGAACTCGATGCGGATGTGCGGGGTGCGCATCAGCGGGTCCGGGGCGTAGGTGTCCTGGTACAGACGGGCGTACGCGAACAGCAGGTCGTCGACGCCCTGGAGGTTGGGCACCATCAGGTCGATGTGCGCGCCCGCGTGGTCGATGTCGTCCAGGTTCTGGGTGTTCTCGTCAGTGTGGTCGTTGTTGCACCATCCGGTGGGGCAGGCGATGGGGACTTGGATGCCCTTGACGACGGCCGTGGTGATGGCCAGTCCGGCGAAGGTGTTGTCGACGCTCGTCATGCCGTCACCGCCTGGTGGGCGAGAAGGGCGCGGACGGCCCAGAGTCGCTGGCCCGGGTCCTGGCCGGTGGGGACGACGATGATGCGGAGGCCGTCCTTGAGCTCCAGGTAGTAGGCGTAGAACTTGTCGCGGAGGCTCTCGTCGAGGGTGGAGGTGTCCCACTCCTCGACCTGGAGGCGGTATTCGGTGGCGAGGGCCTCGAAGATGGCGGCCGGGCTGGCGACGGGGACCTGAACCCCGTCGACTACGGCGGGCATGCGGGACGGGTCTGCGAACGGATCGGTCGACCTTGCCGTTGGGGTCTGTGCCATGCTTCTCATAGAGCTGTCCTGATCTCTTCATTGCTGGTGAGTGCGGATTTGCTCGACTGAGGCGGCCCGGCTGGTACCCGGGCCGCTTCGTTGTTTTCGGCGGCCGCTCCGGCCTGGTACGTCGGAGCGGCGCCGTTCGCCTCGGGCAGGAGCCCGAGGAAGCGGTGGAGGTCGACAGTCCGGGCGACGCGTCGGCGGCCCAGGCGGATGACCTCGATGGGCAGCCTGTTCTCGGCTGCCAGCTGGTAGGTGGTGCTCTCGGCGAGGCCCAGGGCTCGTCCGACGATCGGCCACAGCGGGACGACGGCGGGCTGGTCAAGGATCTCGGCGATGGTCAGGGCAGCGGTCGTCATGCCGACGCCTGCTGGGGTGGCGCTGTCGCCACTTGCTTACGAAGCCTGTCGATGAGCTGTCCGTAGAGCAGTGCAGCTTCACCTCGCGGTCGTCGCGTGCCCCGCTCCCAGCGCCAAACGGTGGACTGGTCAACGCCGCATGCTCGCGCCACCTCACCGATCGACAGCCGGGCTACGGTCCGCAGCTGCTCGGCTTCGCCGCTGGCTACAACGGCGCGCACTTCTGCCAGACGGAGAACCTGTGTGTCTGTCACGAAAGGAACCTTGCCAGTTTCTTGCCTCACACGCAACCTTGAGCCTTGCCAGGTCCTTGCAGTTCCCGCGAGTTCTCGTGAGTTCCCGCCAGTTCTCGCGAGTTCCATCTAGTTTCCGGGAGTTTCAGCGAGGCCACATCCAGTCTCCGAAGCTTCACGATTCGCCGTCGTGCAGGGTGGGCGAAGTGGGGCAACGCTGCGGCTTTTCCGGCGGATTGACCTTTTCAGCCCCTTCGGTCCCGCTGGCGTCGACACCGGGTACGCGCCCCATTCCGGTCGACTAGGGCACCCCCCGAACGGCAAGGCTTAATGGCAAGGGTCTGTAGCCACTCGTAACCACTCGTCGCCACTCGTAGCCACTCATAGCCATCCGGATCCAAGCCTGCGGGTAGAGCAAGGCAAGGCTTGTCTTGCCAAAAGCTTGCCGTTCCGGCATGGTGAAGGCGTGCAGAAGACACAGTTCCCCCACGACTGGATCAGCTCGGCATGGCCGAAGCATGAGCTCAATGTGCCGCTCGACCTGTCGGCCATGAAGCTGGTCCAGGTCGGCTACGTCCTTGTCCCGGAGTACTTCTCATGGTCACTGGAAGCCCCGGAAATGACGGAGGGCACGGATGATGTGAGGGGGATCATCGTCAGCTTCAAGGCCACGCCCGATGGGCTGGAGACGATGATGATCCTCGGAGCCAATCTCGATCTTGAGGAGTGGCTGCCATGGGTGATTGCTCGCCTCCCCATGGAGAGCTGGAAGGCATTGGCCACAGAGGAGATGGTGCGCTGGCTGGCCGATGACGAGGTTCGCCTCCTGGTACCCCAACTCGCTGACAGCTCCGAGACCCCTGCCATCTCCCTCACGAAGAAGCCTCAGACGGCGAAGCCAAGGCGCTACAAGATCACCGACAGGCATCTTAAAGAAGTGGTCGGCGTATACACGGAAGCCGTCGAGAACGGAGAGCCGCCCACGCGGGCGGTGGCAGATCGGTTCGAGGTCGCTCATTCCACTGCTGCAAAATGGGTCGGGAGGGCTAGGCGCGACGGCCTACTTGAAGGTGTGGCCCAGAAGTGGGGTGCAAGTAAGGAATGAAGGGTTCGACGTACCGCCGTTGTTACTGCCGCGACGCGAGCGGCAAGGCGCTGAACAAGGCCTGCCCGCAGCTGTCGTCCCGACGGCACGGAGTGTGGGCCGTGCGCCAGGAGCTGCCCAACCGGCAGGACGGCACCCGCCGTTCGTTCTCCCGCTCCGGGTACGACACCGCCAAGGACGCCCAGGGCGACCTCGACAAGGTGCGCGCCCTCCTCGACCTGCCCGACGGCGACGACACCGAAGCACAGACGAAGATCGGTGACCTGCTTGAGGTGGTCAGCAAGAACAAGGACGCCCCGCTGCCCGACCTCGCCGAGACCCGCCGCCGGTTCCGCGCCGGCCAGCCGCTCACCTCGAAGACGACCGTCGGGGACTGGCTGGATGAATGGTGGGAGGCGAAGAAGCGGAAGAAGAGCACGCTCACCAACTACAGCTCCCACATCCGCGTGCACCTCAAGCCGGGCATCGGACACGTCCTCCTCGACCGGCTCAACGTCGGGCACCTGGTGGAGCTCTTCGACGCCATCGACACGGCCAACGAGACGATCGAGGCGGAGAACCAGCAGCGGCGCGAGCAGCAGGCGCGAGCGAAGTGGGGCAAGCAGTCCCGGCCGCCGGCCGCCGAGACGGCCCGGCTGGCCGAGGAGCGCGCGAAGCTGGAGGCACTCCCCCCGTACCGGCGGGTCACCGGTCCTGCGACGCAGCAGCGGATCCGGGCGACCCTGCGCTCGGCGCTCAACTCGGCGATCTCCCGGCAGCTGCTCACGTTCAACCCGGCCGCGCACGTCGAGCTCGTCTCGGGGAAGCGGCCGAAGGCTGTGCTGTGGACTCCCGAGCATGTGGAGCGGTGGCGGGAGACGGGTGAGAAGCCGTCAGGGGTCATGGTGTGGACGCCGGTTCAGGTCGGTGAGTTCCTCGACCACGCCGAATCCGACCGCCTCTACGCCCTGTTCCACCTGATCGCGTTCCGGGGCCTGCGCCGCGGCGAGGCTGTCGGCCAGGCATGGTCCGGGATCAGCTTCACCGAGGCCCGCCTGACGGTCTCTAAGACGATCATTCAGGACGGGTGGACGCCGGTGGAGAGCGACCCGAAGACGGAAGGCAGCGCTGCGACGATCGCCCTGGGCCCGGCGACCCTCCAAGTCCTCGCGGAGCACCGGGTCCGGCAGCAGGCCGAGCGTCAGGCGTGCCTCGGCAAGGAGCTGCCGTGGCAGGAGACGGGGAAGGTGTTCGTCGACGAGGACGGCGGCTGGCTGCATCCGGAGAAGGTCTCGGACGTGTTCCGGCGGCTGTGCCGGGAGGCCGGGCTGCCCCCGATCAATCTTCGTGATCTACGCCACGTGGCGGCAACTCTCATCCATGCGGGTGGT
This genomic interval from Streptomyces sp. B21-083 contains the following:
- a CDS encoding DUF6907 domain-containing protein, which encodes MTSVDNTFAGLAITTAVVKGIQVPIACPTGWCNNDHTDENTQNLDDIDHAGAHIDLMVPNLQGVDDLLFAYARLYQDTYAPDPLMRTPHIRIEFGGGEESYLTPDQADLFAARLAAFAAQLQALAHTARNPGTAGSTEATGC
- a CDS encoding DNA-binding protein; the protein is MTTAALTIAEILDQPAVVPLWPIVGRALGLAESTTYQLAAENRLPIEVIRLGRRRVARTVDLHRFLGLLPEANGAAPTYQAGAAAENNEAARVPAGPPQSSKSALTSNEEIRTAL
- a CDS encoding helix-turn-helix domain-containing protein; the encoded protein is MELARTGGNSRELAGTARTWQGSRLRVRQETGKVPFVTDTQVLRLAEVRAVVASGEAEQLRTVARLSIGEVARACGVDQSTVWRWERGTRRPRGEAALLYGQLIDRLRKQVATAPPQQASA
- a CDS encoding site-specific integrase, whose protein sequence is MKGSTYRRCYCRDASGKALNKACPQLSSRRHGVWAVRQELPNRQDGTRRSFSRSGYDTAKDAQGDLDKVRALLDLPDGDDTEAQTKIGDLLEVVSKNKDAPLPDLAETRRRFRAGQPLTSKTTVGDWLDEWWEAKKRKKSTLTNYSSHIRVHLKPGIGHVLLDRLNVGHLVELFDAIDTANETIEAENQQRREQQARAKWGKQSRPPAAETARLAEERAKLEALPPYRRVTGPATQQRIRATLRSALNSAISRQLLTFNPAAHVELVSGKRPKAVLWTPEHVERWRETGEKPSGVMVWTPVQVGEFLDHAESDRLYALFHLIAFRGLRRGEAVGQAWSGISFTEARLTVSKTIIQDGWTPVESDPKTEGSAATIALGPATLQVLAEHRVRQQAERQACLGKELPWQETGKVFVDEDGGWLHPEKVSDVFRRLCREAGLPPINLRDLRHVAATLIHAGGGDLHAIKETLRHGTIQLASDTYTALLPQVDQEVARKSESIVPRARRPLPSGTAAHASLTQGPGND